aaactttttactcTTATTCTAGAAAATTGTAAGTTTTagataaaagataacttttgatgcTTGGCATTAATACTAGAGAAAATTATCTGATGAtataaaattactataaaaaaaaaaatccttggtaataaatcttaaaaaaaattgtctagcTAGAAactaaaacttataattttctTGTATAAGAATTAAAACTTAAGATAAGAACAAGAATCGAAATGAACAGTTTAACCTTTTACataatgcagtaaaaaaaaacttttacataataataaactCGTGCTTAAAATTTATCTGTCtggatagaaattaaataagtaaaactCTATAAAATTAATGATGAGAGCTAGATAATTAATTTCTACGTACCCTATTTTGTAAGGGATAGACACACAAAAGATaagcttttaaattttgatgggtaaacaatatttttaaagggTAGACAACATCACCGGGAGTCTGTGATATAGCGAATTTTAAGTTTTGATTGACCGCCGGCAAGaatttatcttaatattttatatgaatttaattttgatatgatcAACGTCAATATGAAGAGTTTCATTACAataataacttttataaaacagctaattgaataataaaaaggTATGATTAATTAATACGATTGACAACAGATCAAGACTTGATCCATACATATTATTAGACAAATATAcgattaattaataacaataaatcaagACTTGATCCATTtgcatatattatttgaaaaatgtaaatatatataatattagacTTTGATTGCGTTAAAAAAAAAGCTAGACTTGATAGGAAACAAAATACCCGAAAGTGCTACTATGGCCGATTAATTTATGTTAAGAGTTTGTTTTCCTATTTcgtttttaattatcatttgtTAGCTGAAATAATCGGTTGGTAATTAAGGCTTTTcgtgaaataataattttttttgtgtatacTGTATACCATGACTGGTTATGATTATATCATATCAATACGTAGttcttttcaaaacaaaacatagtTTAAAATGAATCACACATGCAGGCATTGACTTTTCCTTTTTTCGTAAATAGGACGCAAAAGAATCATCACACGTATATATTCTAGATTAGAAATGTACGTAAACCCTTAAtttcagcaaaaaaataaaataaaattgtataccCTTAAATCTAGACGCATTAATTGTACAAATTATTGggtatatataatgaattttgaatAGTCATTGTATGTATAAAGTGATGAAGTCATTGGAATGAATCTGAGTACaaattgtatgttttttttaaggttaaattattattttttctcaaaattattatttaggttcgattaaatcttttatttttttggcacaatttaatcttataatttttaaaattgatttaatttcatCCTTTcgtttagaaaatatatattttatgcgATTTAAGATCgttataaattatgatttttaaggaTATTGACTCAATTTTGATGATATGATCAAATTGAAtcgttttaaaaaattcaaaaatcaatcccaaaaaaattaaagagtcaaattgaatctaaaatataaattagtgaacaaaaattaatttaactttttttttatcattgagtACAAATTGTATGttgaaatagataaaatttGCAATATCATATTCtgacatattaaattaattagcaaATGTTATATGATCCCGTTAcgatgaaagtaaaaaaaaaaaaacacttataatattaaaaacataaaattatttaatagttacttttcaaaaacagaaaatgagtTATGCCTttatagtgtaaaaaaatttacacaataATCTAATCATAACTtatcatatgataaatttattgatttttaaaataattattttaaaataattaaatgatgatttgtgattaaataacaatgtaaaattattttaaattatcatgtataaacattaaactcttttaaaaattacttttttttaatagttttcaaAATACTATATTTATTAATCTATGCCCTTCGTTAGCATGACCTCAAATAATTAAGTATTCGGTctttgataatataattaaaccAGTTGCAGTTTGTTTCCGCTAATGTTGAATGTTTCATGCTTTAATTTTATCTTcccattttttaaagtttattgaTTAGTTTATTAATTAAGCATTCAACTCTATTGGGATCCCAAAGTTAAGAGTGGAATCTCCCAGCTAGTTTCGTacccaaaaaatttaaaaattaaaaaaggataATTCCTGATTATTAAGAAGGATTTATATCGTGATCAACGGATCGAACTAATTAACTTGGTTGAGCGTTCAACTTCCTAGCTCCTAAATTTAatgttcacttttatttttattggtaaGTATCCATTAACACATAATCTAAGTATGAATCTGATTCTTAagatgttaattaaaaaattaatgtaaaaattataaaaacacataaaaaaaatataaacaatataattttacatatccTAATAAAAACCACTTGATAGGATTTGTTATAATTAGGGACTTACCAGCTCCGGGAGTGATGCAAACAAGGCCAGTTATCATGCCCTGAACGGCTCCAATAACTGAGGGTTTCTTGAAGAAAATAACGTCCAACCACGTCCATACGAGGAGGCTGGTGGCGGCGCAAATGTTGGTGTTAAGCACCGCCATCGACGAGTCCGTGTTTGCCGCGTACGGATCTCCGCCGTTGAAACCTGCCCATCCCATCCATAGTAGCCCTGCCCCCGCCAACGTTAGCAACACATTGTTTGGCGGGAATCTCTCTCTGTCCTTCTTCGATCTTGGCCCCACctgtttcattttcaaaattttatcatttcacCATTCTCCATCGGTCCACCTTGTTCTTTGTCTTCAGATTAATTTCGTTGCTTTCAAATTCCATGATAACGATCGATGATGATAATTACTCTATTAATTCTGTTTGATTAATTTCCcgcttttatttaaatattgtgGTTGCATCACCAAGAAAATTAagctttacattttaatttaacgTGTAAGCTTAGCTAAccctattaaaatatatatgtgattgTTGATGCGTCATtatgttaacaaaaattattagatatataGTGAGAgattaatgatatataaaatacaaacaCTATCAAACGGTTCCGGTTTTCATTTAAACTATGTTTCTTAACTAgacttttatcttttaatttttaattatagaagGAAATAAGGTCATGTGGAACAAGGCAAAGCAAAAAAcacacattaattaaattaaagttaatataattttgatgcATTTCAGAAAATACTAAACAGTGAAAGCGTGCATGCATATCGTGTATACACATCCTTGTTCATTTTTAGTATGTATGTTGAATAATTTACTTTGTCTTTTTAATCCTAGACTCTCATCAAGAAACGAAATTAGGTTGCATGGTTGCGGCcatatagaaaattaaaaatgatgacCTTAGGGTGGAAGTGTAAGAAGTGAAGTAACAAACCCAATAAGCAGCAGTGAAGCCAGCAATCCCGGAAGAGAGATGAATAACATAACCACCAGAGTAGTCCATAACGCCCCAGTGGAACAAGAACCCTCCACCCCACAAGCTAAACGCCCCAATGGTGTAAGAGAAAGTAAGCCAAAGCGGCACAAACATCATCCACGCCTTGAAGTTCATCCTAGCCAGCACCGACCCAGCCAATATAACAACCGCAATAGCCGCAAAAACACACTGAAACCATACCATAGTACCCATCGGATAAAACGGCGTTATCTCCGCCGTCTCCAAACCACCACCGTTTCTAAAATAATGCGGCGTGGCGGGCAGGCCCGCCTGCTTTATCAGAAACCTCTGGCCCAACGCGGGCCCGGCTTTGCCCCAAAACGGCAGCAGCTCCTCCCCAAACGACATCTTGTAGGCCCACGCCACCCAACAGATGATAACCGCCGCAAAAGCGTAGAGGGCCATGAAGGCAGAGTTGACGGCCCATTTCTTTTTGACGATGCTTCCGTAGAGGATGACGAGGCCCGGCATGCTTTGAATCCCAACCAAGGTGGCTGACACCATTTGCCATGCGTTGTCTCCTTTGTTCAACCAATCTGGGACTCCCAGGCTTGTCCATGCTTGGTATGCTATTGGCAACGAATTCACCGGAGGAGTAGCCATCAATCACCACTTTCTTTTGTGCCTAGGGCTGCCCAAACTTTTAACAATGGTATCTTTGGTGTGTCTTTTTATTCATACTTCAAGTGTACGCCTGGCTCCTAATAATAATTAcgtattttttaagatataagAGAAGATGCATCTCCCTACTGATTCCATCTACTTGTCTAAGTAAAAGGTGATCCTCCACGTTGACATCCCAGGATTCTTGCACATTtatattctttctttattttccttaattaagTTTCTAATATTGAGGATAATAATATTATAGGACAAGTGAGCTTATGCACTTCATTAagctataaaaaatatatatattccttaAGTGTCTAATGAGAATACTATATAATTGGTGggtttagaaattttaaattataaaaacaatactgacatatataaatttgtgaacaacatttatattataagttaactgttttactacattttaaattatgagaatAATTTAGAAtcgtatatattatattaagaaaaatgataatCTGGTGGGGCATCTGGCCCAAATGTCACAAGGATATAGATAGATTCCTTCTTAGGTTCCAAAGCTGACAATTGGAGGCATACGATTACGAGGATAGTGGCACGAATTAGAGCGCTGCGGGTTGTCGTATTAGCCAGCTTGGCACATGAACCAGACCCACTACTACTAGTCGTGTATTAATTGTtgcattaattattagtttcttTTAGATTGAAAAATcgaattcataattttttttattttaccatcaattaatcttataattctaaataatataaagacataaatttattttttaaaggaacttaaatatgtttttaaattctaataaatatagttaaatttaattctaatttctttaaaatttattgatttttattgttgtaaattttaagtttgttgaaaataatctttattaataattaatgttgataTTACATATTTAACTATATGAACATCGTGATGATATTGACATCTAATAGGATAcagttaaatatattaattaataaaaataataaaattattttaatgttttttaaaattatgtaaaatgaaattaaaattaaacatttttacattaattaaaaaagcatatttttctcataaaaatgTATACATTTTATTATGTAGTTACTTAGTTATTTTGTCTTTGATTCTCACTTTCTAAATATTATATGCAATATTCTGTATTTTGTAAGTACGTATCCTGAATGAATTTAGACCATGACATTAAGCTATATACCAATCAGATCAAAACCAATGCACAGGTTCTGAATATAAATTAGGCTATCCCAATCATATCAATTCACACTGATAACCCATTAAAACATAGGGCAACAGTATAAGGCAACTAACGGCTAAAACAAAGACAACATAAATATTATAGAATTTTGCAGCCAACATTGTTTATCATTGGATGCGTGTTTGGTTTCacataaaatcatataaaaaaaatgatgcaaAAGCAACTATTACAAAGGAATAACACTTTTGACTAGACTCAACCCTCATTATTCTCTCATGCACGAAGATGACATGATGATGATAATAGAGATTGGAAGCTGTGTTTTTAATTATCTGTAATTGCGCGATTAGCATGtatataatagtataattaGTTGTCGTTTATATAAGTTATCTGTAGTTTGGTGTTTTAATAAGCAAAACCTCAGCAGCAATTAACGTTAACTGCCAGCTAACCTGAATCATCGAtcgtttattattattaagggcTTATTAATTTGTCAAAGTCATGAATCAGCCAGATGTTAATCCGATCTTAAACTTAAAGATATCCTGCTTTGTCAAAGAAgagaaatgtatatatatatatatatatatgtcacgcaatacaatttttttgtgaACTGACACTGAACACTATTTTATTaggaaaaaatattgtaattccATCTCACTGCGTTTTTCaaggattaatttaattaagattcCCCCATTAATCTCTACAATGATCTTGAAGGAGCATTTCAGCGATTATAATACCCGCAATTTGcaaattttgattgaataattagtcttttttttagggACCAATTTACAATATTGAAGCGCTTGAGTAATGACCTGTTTTGCAACTATTCCTTCCTTAATCACagtgatttaattaataactaatgtATCTAAGGTCAACCAAAATGATCTCCAAAAGATATTATCCCACGTTCTCTCTTAAATCTTAATGTTTCTCAACCAAAAACAAATgcagtaaaaaacataaatttaaacaaattagtCTAATATCAGATAAAtacctatgatttttttttgacatAAACCTATGAAGTTCTTTCCCgcttttaaataagaaaagttTCTTACtatatatcattaaaaatataatgagaaacataaaaatatagtaataaagttttttttcaaacacaattttcaaaaattaaatctttctTAAGAGAAATCAAACATATACGTGTGAATCAATCATtcgttaattaatttgtttaattatttagacCTGTAATTAACTCTGGTGTCAATTAACTAATTGTTACTtcgtaaatatttatttaaaaaaaagatatattaataacattaaaaaaaacttaatgcttataataattaattttgacattttttaaaagttcgCATATTCGGGGTGTTCAAATGTCAACCAGCTGCCTGCATTGGATCATATGAGATCGGGTCAAGTCAGTTAAAAATGCATTCTTGAACATCACATAGGTTGGCTTAACTTAATTTGCACTACAATTCAAACTTTATTATTggtagtattttatttattgggcCCCTtaattgtttctgaataaaaagataattagaTATTAGTAGgtgtaatttttaatcaaatcaaacttcactaaataaaatgaaattgtaaaaGAAACCGATACAATTTTgtttaggtcgaaaagaaagaaggagaacgAAAACTGAAGCACGTAAAAAAAAGAATGTGGCTGCTGGGATTCGAGCCCAGGTCTCCACGGCCACAACGTGGAATTCTTACCACTAAACTACAGCCACTTTGTCTGATAAGttcatgtttatttttgtataattttcatttgcatACAAATACAACAGGGCCCACTTTCCTCAGAATTTGGATCTTGTTCTCCAGATCCTGCTTCCATCTTCTTTAAAATTACACGAAATCACATCCCTTAAGTTTATCTGTAGAAGATTTCAAtaattttccaaagaaaaaacgaATGACGCGGCTAAACTCTTTGCTATGATGTATtatacaagtattttttaaatttaagataataaaacatataagagataaaaaaaatcattattaaataatgataaacttgagtttattgtgaaagaaaaatatgataagagATGATTTCATtatcaataatgaaattttatttattaataaaaataaaaaattaattgaaaatagaatatagaataaattatttaaataaaaaaatacataatttccatgttattaatttaatttaatatgtttaattttcaactttaaattaaaattaaccaaATCTTAACAATAATATTTGACAGTAAAATATGATTGAGAAATAAAGTAAATCCCAAAAGAATATAATCAGAATGTATtaatattgtaaataatttttacattatgattcaatcataaattttaatgtatttttatgataaaaatcattaaaatgtatcattaaattattaacttttatgataatgactttaaaatttatttctaagatgtttttttgacagatttctaagataatttttaattaattaacaatctaaaaatatttatactaataatgtACCAAAATTAAGTAGTTAActttaataaaagagaaaatttgtaaaatatataataatttgaatagtATCAATATTAATAAACTTTAAATGATTAACATAATAAGGATATAACAACATATTCACAGTTGCaacaatttattaactttttccattgtcaataacaattatatcaaattacaaaatatattgcCATTATTTGTTGGTTTATGTGCAATTCCATAGTAGTATCATTCAGTTCTAATGACTAAACTGCCATCatacaatttaatatttaaccCTTCTAAAATAAAGGATTTACTTTACAAATTTATGTGAGAAACTAAGATTATTGCCTGAAAATTATTGGTTAAGATTATGATGAAGGCATGTGAATGATGCCTTCATGATGAAAGTTGCCTGGGAATTGTGCACGAGAAATGAAGACCTTGGTGTAATTCGTTGCAACTGTATTTTGGGCTTTGCCCCTTccattcgaaaaaaaaaaattgtaacaaatAGCTTTTGACTTCTCTAAAATGAAAAGAGTGTAATTTAGAAGATAAAGCACACCTATAACCATTAATTGGAAAAACTAAAGGTTGATATTGTTAATAACTTAAAACATTTGTCACATATCTACTTAATTTTTACCACAATTTAacctataaatttttttaaccaatggCTGTAATTTGGAGGATGTCGTTTGGATCTTCTCCAGTAGTTTTTTAATCACTGACTGTAACTCTTCTTCAATGTACTCGGTATAGTGAATCACTCGCTTCATATGAGCTAAATCCCACAATTTAAGCCAGAATAACTTCATTTTGGTTCAAAACCTTACTGGTCTCTAGGCAGTAGCAGTTAGCACAAATAGGTTTTCTACTATGACATATGTATGCATAGATCCTACCAATAATTTTCaagtactaattaattaaataattgaaagttgaaactacACGGATCGATATACATTATTAGCTTCCACAGCCTGCAAAACACTAGAACACTGAAACATTCttcatttaacaaaaaaaataataagaaataaaaaagacagGGTGGTGTGAGAAGAACCAATAGGGA
This genomic interval from Glycine max cultivar Williams 82 chromosome 5, Glycine_max_v4.0, whole genome shotgun sequence contains the following:
- the AMT3.1 gene encoding ammonium transporter 3 member 1 gives rise to the protein MATPPVNSLPIAYQAWTSLGVPDWLNKGDNAWQMVSATLVGIQSMPGLVILYGSIVKKKWAVNSAFMALYAFAAVIICWVAWAYKMSFGEELLPFWGKAGPALGQRFLIKQAGLPATPHYFRNGGGLETAEITPFYPMGTMVWFQCVFAAIAVVILAGSVLARMNFKAWMMFVPLWLTFSYTIGAFSLWGGGFLFHWGVMDYSGGYVIHLSSGIAGFTAAYWVGPRSKKDRERFPPNNVLLTLAGAGLLWMGWAGFNGGDPYAANTDSSMAVLNTNICAATSLLVWTWLDVIFFKKPSVIGAVQGMITGLVCITPGAGLVQGWAAIVMGVLSGSVPWFSMMVLGKKLKLFQMVDDTLAVFHTHAVAGLLGGILTGLFAEPRLCALFLPVTNSKGGVYGGPGGVQILKQIVGALFIIGWNLVVTSIICVVISFIVPLRMTEEELLIGDDAVHGEEAYALWGDGEKLSIYKDDTTHHGVVSSGATQVV